A genomic window from Thunnus thynnus chromosome 12, fThuThy2.1, whole genome shotgun sequence includes:
- the cactin gene encoding splicing factor Cactin: protein MGLKSRRRSRSRSRDRRNRSRMSRSRSPEDRNERSRSAGTKRVARGRGRSSSADSSVGSDSDRRRAPQRGRSSSSDSDDPKMRRGRKEMENRRGASRERRKGRSPSASDSHDGSTERERRRRRSPDRGSPIRDRDGQRRERDRDRERWKSSSRDRERKGERDKSRERRKRSEERERGRRERSRERADRNRGRQRSSSPDSSESSGSDREVRVVKEKEAKKKQNEMLKALETPEEKRARRLAKKEAKEKKRREKMGWSEEYMGYTNADNPFGDNNLLGTFKWQKALDKKGIGHLGEKELKERNKRIQEENRRELQKVKQLRLEREREKAMRETELEMLQREKEAEHFKTWAEQEDNFHLHQAKLRSKIRIRDGRAKPIDLLAKYISAEDDDLAVEMHEPYTFLNGLTVTDMDDLLEDIKVYMELEQGKNVDFWRDMTTITEDEIGKLRKLEASGKGPGDRREGINTAVSTDVQTVFKGKTYSQLQALHLNIEGKIRAGGSNLDIGYWESLLQQVRVYMARARLRERHQDVLRQKLFKLKQEQGVESEPLFPIIKEEPRSDEDNRERAGEDPGQSSSSSAKNKRSEEEEEDEEEAGPSTSTAGNANRDEDGGDEGDKKEEDDKGEVVEAVLTEEDLIQQSQAEYDSGRYSPSLLTSSELPLDAHTITPEEDTHRLQLARRQLQVTGDASESAEDAFVRRAKEGMGNDEAQFSVEIPVTGKMYLWADKYRPRKPRFFNRVHTGFEWNKYNQTHYDFDNPPPKIVQGYKFNIFYPDLIDKRSTPQYFLEPSPDNKDFGILRFHAGPPYEDIAFKIVNREWEYSHRHGFRCQFANGIFQLWFHFKRYRYRR from the exons ATGGGCCTGAAATCACGACGTCGGTCCAGAAGTCGTAGCCGGGATCGGCGGAACCGGTCCAGAATGAGCAGGTCTCGGTCCCCGGAGGACAGGAATGAGCGCAGTCGGTCCGCGGGCACGAAACGAGTCGCTCGGGGCCGCGGACGGTCCAGCAGCGCGGACTCCAGCGTTGGCTCCGACAGCGACCGGAGGCGAGCACCACAGCGGGGACGATCATCCAG ctcTGATTCAGATGATCCTAAAATGAGGAGGGGAAGGAAGGAAATGGAGAACCGGAGAGGAGCATCTcgagagaggagaaagggaagGTCCCCGTCCGCCTCAGACTCCCATGACGGAAGcactgaaagagagaggaggagacggagAAGTCCCGACAGAGGGAGTCCAATCAGAGACAGGGACGGACAGAGGAGGGAGCgggatagagatagagagaggtggaagagcagcagcagagacagggagagaaaaggagagagagacaaaagcCGAGAGCGAAGGAAGAGGAGCGAAGAGAGGGagcgagggaggagagagagaagcagagaaaggGCTGACAGAAACAGAGGGAGGCAACGCTCCAGTTCACCGGACTCTTCTGAGAGCTCGGGGTCTGATCGGGAGGTGCGGGTAGTCAAAGAGAAGGAGGCcaagaaaaaacagaatgaaatgcTGAAAGCTCTGGAGACACCAGAAGAGAAGAGGGCCAGGAGATTGGCAAAGAAGGAGGcaaaggagaagaaaaggagagagaagatggGCTGGAGTGAGGAGTACATGGGATACACCAATGCAGACAACCCCTTCGGTGACAACAACTTGTTGGGCACATTCAAATGGCAGAAG GCATTGGACAAGAAAGGCATCGGCCATCTTGGAGAAAAAGAGCTTAAAGAAAGGAACAAACGTATTCAGGAGGAGAACCGCAGAGAGCTGCAGAAG GTGAAACAGCTGCGTCTGGAGCGCGAGCGAGAGAAGGCCATGAGAGAGACGGAGCTGGAgatgctgcagagagaaaaagaggcagAGCATTTCAAGACCTGGGCTGAACAGGAAGACAACTTCCACCTGCACCAGGCCAAACTACG ATCTAAGATTAGAATCCGTGATGGTCGTGCCAAGCCCATTGACCTTTTGGCGAAGTACATCAGTGCAGAGGATGACGATCTTGCTGTTGAGATGCATGAACCTTACACCTTCCTCAACGGGCTAACAGTCACTGACATGGATGACCTGCTGGAGGACATAAAG GTCTATATGGAGTTGGAGCAAGGCAAGAATGTGGACTTCTGGAGAGACATGACCACTATAACTGAGGACGAGATCGGCAAACTGCGAAAACTGGAGGCTTCTGGGAAAGGACCAG GTGATCGTCGTGAGGGCATCAACACAGCTGTGAGTACTGACGTCCAGACAGTGTTCAAAGGAAAGACGTACAGCCAGTTACAGGCGCTGCACCTGAACATCGAGGGGAAGATTCGGGCTGGAGGATCCAATCTTGACATCGGTTACTGGGAGAGTCTGCTGCAGCAAGTCAGAGTCTATATGGCAAGAGCGAG GTTGAGAGAGCGACACCAGGATGTTCTGCGTCAGAAGCTGTTCAAACTGAAACAGGAACAGGGAGTGGAAAGTGAGCCTTTGTTCCCCATTATCAAAGAGGAGCCGCGGAGTGACGAAGACAA TAGGGAAAGGGCAGGAGAAGACCCCGGCcaatcatcttcctcctctgcaaaaaacaaaagaagcgaagaggaggaggaggacgaggaggaggcaGGCCCATCCACATCTACAGCAGGAAACGCAAACAGAGACGAGGATGGAGGAGACGAGGGTGACAAGAAGGAGGAAGACGACAAGGGTGAGGTGGTGGAGGCAGTGTTGACGGAGGAGGATCTGATCCAGCAGAGCCAGGCGGAGTACGACTCGGGCCGCTACAGCCCCTCGCTGCTCACGTCCTCTGAGCTGCCGCTGGACGCACACACAATCACCCCGGAAGAGGACACACACAGGCTGCAGTTGGCCCGCAGACAGCTACAGGTCACAG gcgATGCCAGTGAGAGTGCAGAGGACGCCTTCGTACGTCGCGCCAAAGAGGGCATGGGCAACGACGAGGCCCAGTTCAGCGTGGAGATTCCCGTCACAGGGAAGATGTACCTGTGGGCAGACAAATACCGCCCCAGGAAACCCCGCTTCTTCAACAGGGTCCACACAGGCTTCGAGTGGAACAAATACAACCAGACCCATTATGACTTCGACAACCCTCCACCCAAGATCGTCCAGGGTTACAAGTTCAACATCTTCTACCCAGATCTGATCGACAAGCGCTCCACCCCGCAGTACTTCCTGGAGCCCAGTCCTGACAACAAGGACTTTGGCATTTTGAGGTTCCATGCGGGCCCTCCGTACGAGGACATTGCCTTCAAGATCGTAAACAGAGAGTGGGAGTACTCGCACCGACATGGCTTCCGCTGCCAGTTCGCCAATGGGATCTTCCAGCTGTGGTTCCACTTCAAGAGGTACCGCTACAGGAGATAA
- the cdc34b gene encoding cell division cycle 34 homolog (S. cerevisiae) b, with protein MAQHDSSHVASSQKALMLEMKSLQEEPVEGFKITLVDEADLYNWEVAIFGPPNTHYEGGYFKARIKFPIDYPYSPPAFRFLTKMWHPNIYENGDVCISILHPPVDDPQSGELPSERWNPTQNVRTILLSVISLLNEPNTFSPANVDASVMYRKWRDSKGKDREYVEIIRKQVLATKAEAERDGVKVPTTLAEYCVRTRAPPPDEGSDLFYDYYYDDDDVEDGDGDCCYDEDDSGNEES; from the exons ATGGCACAACACGACTCCTCTCATGTAGCCAGTTCACAGAAAGCACTCATGTTGGAGATGAAGAGCCTTCAGGAGGAGCCTGTCGAGGGATTCAAAATAACACTGGTGGACGAGGCAGATCTGTACAACTGGGAAGTGGCCATTTTCGGACCCCCCAACACTCATTATGAAGGGGGGTATTTTAAG GCTCGGATCAAGTTCCCTATAGACTACCCATACTCCCCACCTGCCTTCCGGTTCCTCACCAAGATGTGGCACCCAAACATCTATGAG aATGGAGATGTGTGCATTTCTATATTGCACCCTCCAGTGGACGACCCGCAGAGTGGAGAGCTGCCTTCAGAGAGATGGAATCCCACCCAGAATGTCCG GACCATTTTGCTGAGTGTGATCTCGCTGCTGAACGAACCCAACACCTTCTCTCCTGCCAACGTGGACGCCTCCGTCATGTACCGTAAATGGAGGGACAGCAAGGGCAAAGACCGGGAATACGTAGAGATCATCAG GAAACAAGTGTTGGCCACCAAGGCGGAGGCCGAGCGTGACGGCGTGAAGGTGCCCACCACACTAGCCGAATACTGTGTCCGCACGCGCGCCCCACCTCCCGACGAAGGCTCCGACCTCTTCTATGACTATTACTACGACGATGACGACGTGGAGGACGGGGATGGTGACTGCTGCTACGATGAAGACGACTCAGGCAACGAGGAGTCatga